A DNA window from SAR86 cluster bacterium contains the following coding sequences:
- a CDS encoding alpha/beta hydrolase, translated as MITKFKGHDDLVLAGDLYGSELDPLVLLLHGGGQTRHAWGGTAKKFVREGFQVLSLDLRGHGDSEWHPKGDYSISSHKKDVVSILEFLDKPAFLVGASLGGMISLSLAGDEEKSDFCKALVMVDIGLYPDPKGADKVVGFMQSGKKGFASIDDAANAVSSYLPHRKRPRDTKGLSKNLRLKEDGRYYWHWDPLFINRRSSSYDDFQEEQVNAASRVISPTLLVRGALSDVLTEVDVEKFLSIIKHSEFIEIRDAAHMIAGDRNDIFAESALSFLKKHS; from the coding sequence ATGATCACAAAATTTAAAGGACATGATGACCTTGTTTTAGCAGGTGATCTTTATGGATCAGAATTAGATCCTTTAGTTCTTTTATTACATGGCGGAGGTCAAACAAGACATGCTTGGGGAGGAACAGCAAAGAAATTTGTTCGAGAAGGATTTCAAGTTTTATCTTTAGATTTGAGAGGACATGGAGATAGCGAGTGGCACCCAAAAGGAGATTATTCAATTAGTTCACATAAAAAGGATGTAGTTAGCATTCTAGAATTCTTAGATAAACCAGCTTTTTTAGTAGGAGCTTCTTTGGGAGGAATGATTTCATTATCTTTGGCTGGCGATGAAGAAAAGAGTGACTTTTGTAAAGCCTTAGTAATGGTGGATATAGGTCTTTATCCTGACCCAAAAGGTGCAGATAAAGTTGTAGGTTTTATGCAATCAGGAAAAAAAGGTTTTGCCAGTATAGATGATGCAGCTAATGCAGTATCAAGTTATTTACCTCATAGAAAAAGACCGAGAGATACTAAAGGTCTAAGTAAAAATCTAAGGTTAAAGGAGGATGGTCGATATTATTGGCACTGGGACCCTTTATTTATAAACAGAAGATCTAGTTCATATGATGATTTTCAGGAAGAGCAGGTTAACGCAGCGTCTAGAGTTATATCTCCTACTTTGTTAGTCAGGGGAGCATTGAGCGATGTTCTGACTGAAGTGGACGTAGAAAAATTTTTAAGCATTATTAAACATTCTGAATTTATAGAGATAAGAGACGCTGCTCATATGATAGCAGGAGATAGAAATGATATCTTTGCTGAATCAGCTCTAAGTTTTTTAAAAAAGCATTCATAG
- a CDS encoding thiamine phosphate synthase, with protein MPEIFTISESLLEKEDLHNFIKLLSSRNLKIIQFRMKNLDLDDQKRQLLNAKEMCSKYNLKLVVNSFHNKINIKKVEGLHLTSADLMKVNKEGLPDIPIIGASCHNLEQVHKANILNLNYIYLSPVLETRSHESLQPLGWKNFKKLSNLCKIPVFALGGMSLSDLNTAKKNGAYGIAGISFF; from the coding sequence ATGCCTGAGATATTCACTATTTCAGAGAGTTTATTAGAAAAAGAAGACCTTCATAATTTCATTAAATTGCTATCATCAAGGAATTTGAAGATTATCCAATTCAGAATGAAGAACTTAGATCTGGATGATCAAAAAAGACAACTATTAAATGCTAAAGAAATGTGCTCGAAATATAACTTAAAACTAGTTGTAAATTCATTTCATAATAAAATAAATATCAAAAAAGTTGAGGGCCTTCATCTAACATCAGCTGATTTAATGAAAGTTAATAAAGAAGGTCTTCCCGATATTCCTATTATTGGTGCTTCTTGTCATAACCTAGAACAAGTTCATAAGGCTAATATACTCAATCTAAATTATATTTATCTATCTCCAGTTCTAGAGACAAGATCTCATGAAAGTTTGCAACCTCTTGGCTGGAAAAATTTTAAAAAATTAAGCAACTTATGCAAAATCCCTGTGTTTGCCTTAGGAGGAATGAGTTTATCGGATTTAAATACGGCCAAAAAAAATGGGGCATATGGTATAGCTGGTATTAGTTTTTTTTAA
- the yacG gene encoding DNA gyrase inhibitor YacG: MPINKLTKTVKCPECNSLSEWSKKNIYRPFCSKRCQLLDLGAWTNEMHKIPGDSLNESILDDPEKA; encoded by the coding sequence ATGCCAATAAATAAACTCACCAAGACAGTAAAGTGCCCAGAATGTAACTCATTATCAGAGTGGTCAAAAAAAAATATTTATAGACCTTTTTGTTCTAAAAGATGCCAATTACTTGATCTAGGTGCTTGGACAAATGAGATGCATAAGATTCCTGGGGATTCTTTAAATGAAAGTATTTTAGATGATCCAGAAAAAGCCTAA
- the coaE gene encoding dephospho-CoA kinase (Dephospho-CoA kinase (CoaE) performs the final step in coenzyme A biosynthesis.): MFVVGLTGGIGSGKTAASEEFKKLGVDIVDADQASREVVKPGMPSLLEIKSHFGSEILQDGFLNRAKLREIIFANSVEKKWLEELLHPRINSFLSSALKDSHSEYSILVSPLLLETNQLEYCSRILIIDSEEEKQIKRTVLRDNVSKDQVVSIMGSQMTRNQRLAKADDVLFNNGDLKELKIKVREFHEIYLKLCQ; the protein is encoded by the coding sequence ATGTTTGTAGTCGGATTAACTGGAGGTATAGGCAGTGGAAAGACTGCGGCTTCCGAAGAATTTAAGAAGCTAGGAGTAGATATTGTGGATGCTGACCAGGCTTCAAGAGAAGTTGTAAAACCAGGTATGCCCAGTTTGTTAGAAATTAAATCACACTTTGGAAGTGAGATTCTTCAAGATGGCTTTTTAAATAGAGCAAAACTTAGAGAGATCATCTTCGCCAATTCAGTTGAAAAGAAATGGCTAGAAGAACTTCTTCATCCTAGAATAAATAGTTTTCTTAGTTCTGCCTTGAAGGACTCACACTCTGAATACAGTATTTTAGTTTCACCCCTTTTATTAGAAACAAATCAATTAGAATATTGTTCAAGAATTTTGATTATAGACTCTGAAGAGGAGAAACAGATAAAAAGAACCGTCCTTAGAGATAATGTTTCAAAAGATCAGGTAGTCAGCATAATGGGATCTCAAATGACAAGAAATCAGAGGCTTGCTAAAGCTGATGATGTTTTATTTAATAATGGTGACCTAAAAGAACTGAAGATAAAAGTAAGAGAGTTCCATGAAATTTACTTGAAATTATGCCAATAA
- the argJ gene encoding bifunctional glutamate N-acetyltransferase/amino-acid acetyltransferase ArgJ — translation MKEIKIGTSSSKQKYGDRLDTVLIELNEKTKLSGLFTTNDLKAAPVIVCKENINENKKGKKYLVINAGNANAATGSYGLKDCKDINAYLGKEFDCQENQFLPFSTGVIGERLNLPALKKALIKGKKNLGLSNWKEFAEAIMTTDTKIKLIKKTILVKKEKVNIFAVAKGSAMIHPNMATLLSFIFTDLRINNGDLHKIHRTACDQSLNAISVDGDLSTNDSSLLVATGSSLVNFKDNRELLEKEIINTFKELSKKLMLDAEGSSKLISIKIKGLKSNNLCKKMARHISNSLLLKTAFTGGDPNWGRIIMAACNLEDLKINPNNIDLKIGPHKVFTKGELNKNYSEKKGLNEFKKKHINLELNFGKTSSSFEILTCDISSEYIRMNSDYRS, via the coding sequence ATGAAAGAAATAAAAATTGGAACTTCTTCTAGCAAGCAAAAATATGGAGATAGATTAGATACTGTATTAATTGAATTGAATGAAAAAACTAAATTGTCAGGTCTCTTTACAACCAATGATTTAAAAGCAGCCCCTGTTATAGTTTGTAAAGAAAATATAAATGAAAATAAAAAAGGTAAGAAGTATCTTGTAATTAATGCAGGTAATGCAAATGCAGCAACAGGGAGTTACGGCTTAAAAGACTGCAAAGATATTAATGCCTATCTAGGTAAAGAATTTGATTGTCAAGAAAATCAATTCCTTCCGTTCTCTACTGGAGTCATAGGAGAAAGGCTCAACTTGCCAGCACTTAAAAAGGCTCTGATAAAAGGAAAAAAAAATCTCGGTCTCTCTAACTGGAAAGAATTTGCTGAAGCAATCATGACCACGGATACTAAAATAAAATTAATTAAAAAAACAATATTAGTTAAAAAAGAGAAAGTAAATATATTTGCTGTTGCAAAAGGTTCTGCGATGATCCATCCAAATATGGCAACCCTCTTAAGCTTTATTTTTACTGATTTAAGAATAAATAATGGAGATTTACATAAAATTCATAGAACAGCTTGTGATCAATCTTTAAATGCAATATCAGTGGATGGAGATCTTTCAACAAATGACTCTTCATTGTTAGTTGCTACTGGGAGTTCTTTAGTAAATTTTAAAGATAATAGAGAATTATTAGAAAAGGAAATAATCAATACCTTCAAAGAGCTTTCTAAAAAATTAATGCTAGATGCAGAAGGTTCAAGTAAATTAATCAGTATAAAAATTAAAGGGCTTAAGTCGAATAATTTATGCAAAAAAATGGCCAGGCATATTTCTAATTCTCTTCTTTTAAAGACTGCCTTTACTGGTGGAGACCCTAATTGGGGTAGAATTATAATGGCGGCCTGCAATTTAGAAGATTTAAAAATTAATCCTAATAATATTGATCTCAAAATAGGCCCGCATAAAGTATTTACTAAGGGCGAACTAAACAAAAATTATTCTGAGAAAAAAGGACTAAATGAATTTAAGAAAAAGCATATTAATTTAGAGTTAAATTTTGGAAAGACTTCGTCTTCTTTTGAGATTTTAACTTGCGATATTTCTTCAGAATATATAAGAATGAATTCGGACTATAGGAGCTAG